One Arcobacter sp. FWKO B genomic window, TACCTGATATTGCAGAAATCTTTATTGATATTGCAAATTACGATAAACTTAAAATTAAAACACAACCTATGGATGCAAAACATCAATTTTATGAAAGCTACAATAGTTTTGGCGGTAAAAGTTTATATTTTAGCAATATTGAAATTGATGCGATGCAAGATAATGTCAATATAAAAGAGATTGATCATATATCAAAACTATTAAATATACTTAAAGAATGTGGATTTGATTTAGAAAGTGATATCGGTATAATAACACCATATAGAAATCAGGCATCTAAGTTAATATCTCAATACAAAAAAACTATAAATCATACAAGAAAACTTGAAAAAATAGGAACAGTTCATAAATTTCAAGGTGCAGAATTTCCTGTAGTTATATTTTCATCTGTAATAGGGAAAAATGATTCTATAAACTTTATCAATAGTAAACCAAATATGCTTAATGTCGCTGTATCAAGAGCTAAAACTATTTTTATTGTAGTTGGTAATATTGAACTTCTAAAAAAAGGAACATATTCAGGAAAAATGATTAAACATATAATAGAAAAAGGACAAAGAATATGAAGTCTTGCCTATTCCAAAACAAATATGATTATAGAATTAAAGCCGACTTTATCGATGAAGAGCTTGATTAAATTCTAACAAAACATTGACATTTAAAACATTGTGTGATATAATTCTAGCATTGAGAAGCTTGATGTTAATTCTAGTTGGAAGTGGTTATCTGACTTATTAACGCAGAAAAGGTGGAGTCTTAGGACTTCACCTTTTTTTATGTGGGTAGTGTTGGGTGGGAGCGTTGATACAAGGGGATATCATGCTTCTCAAAATAGCAATACTTCTTTTGATAATATTAGTCTTTGCGACTAAACTTTATTAAAAGTGACATACAAAGGGATTAACCACCCCTTTGTTGTATTGCTCATAACTTTATTTCATATACTTCAAATGATAAACTTAATTAAATTCTTACAAAACATTGACTTTTAAAATATGGTATATATACCTTTACAAACTTGAAATATTTTGATATAATTTCCCCGTAACAATCCTTAATGCGAACAAAAGGGAACACATGGGTAAGAGGAGTAATTAACCTCTTACCTTTTTTTGTGTTCTCTAAGTTCGCAATTAAGGAGTTGCCATGCAACAGTTACTTTTAATTGTGATTTTGCTGATGTTTGTCATCACAAAGTTACATTAAAAACTGGGGAGATTTTCTCCCCTCCTGAAAACTACTCAATTCAAAATTACTTCAATTTAAGAAAATATAAATCGCCCATTCAAGAGATAAATGCATATTTTCACCAAATTAAGCTGTTAAGACTTTTGCTACTTTAGCATAAAAAACCTCAGATGGAGTTTTATATCCAAGTGATTTTCTAGGTCTGTTATTTAATCTGTTTTGGATTTCTCTAATTTCTTTTCTTTTAACTTTAGTGAAATCTGTCTGTTTGGGTAAATATTGTCGTATTAGACCATTTGTATGTTCATTTAATCCTCTCTCCCAAGAGTGATATGGATTTGCAAACGCCAATTAAAATATTCTTACACAGTGGGGTAAAAAGTGGAGTAAGGTTTTTTATGATTTTTAAAACTTCGATGTAGTGGTGGGTCCAGAAGGACTCGAACCTTCGACCACTCGGTTATGAGCTTGACTCATAAAAAATTCTATATTCCACAATATCACATAACATCACTCAAAGTACCGTAAAATAAGACTTGTATTGAAAGCGACTTTTTGCTATAATCTATAAATATTTCTATAAAATATAATATCAGGGTAGATATAGGGTAGAAAAATGGAACGCTTTAAAACAAAATTTACTGGTGTATATTATCATCTTTTGCAAGACAATGAGAAAGTTTATTATATCACATACAAAGACTTACTTACAAATAAAAAAGTTTGGCTAAAAATTGGCAAATATTCAGAGGGAGTCAGAGAAGCTTACTGTAATCAAAAACGCAATGAAATAATTACTAAACTTAGACTTGGTGAAGAACCACCAGTTGCTGCTAAAAATAAACAAAAGAAAATAAACTTTTTATCTGATATTGCTGAACAATATTTTGCACAAAGAAAAGATAATGAAACTACGAAATCAGACATGGCAATTTTTGAACATTATATAAGTCCATATTTTAACGATATAGATTCAATTGATAGAAACTCACTTGATAAATGGAATAAATACTTACAAACAGCTAAGCAAAAACACAATGACAAAAAAGACTTATCTATTAAATATCAAAATGATATAAAAGGACTTTTAGTATCTATTGGTAGATATGCACTTAAAAATGACCTCACGAAAAATGACTACACAAAATACATTCAAAAAACTACTATTGACAATACTAGAGAAAAGTTTTTAACAAAAGAAGAAATCAAACAGCTTTATGATTACTTTGAATATGAGCCTGAAAACTTACTCTTTGTTAAACTAGCACTTACAACAGGTGCAAGACTTATGAGTATTGTAAACCTACAAAAAAAAGATATTGATTTAACACATAAGCTCATCACACTAAAAGACTACAAAAACAACTCTACATATAAAAACTTTTTAACAGATGAAGTCACAGAACTACTAAAAGATCATACTAAAACATTAAAGGCATCTGATAAGATATTTACAAGAAACCCACAAACAATTTTATTGAGTGTACTAGATAATCTTTTTAACAAAGGCTTATCAGCAGATGATTCAAAAAATAGAGTGGTTATACATACACTAAGACATACTTTTGCTTCTCACTTAGCTATTAATGGAACTCCAATATATACTATTCAAAAACTTATGAATCATAAAGATATAAAGATGACTTTGAGGTATGCAAAATTATCACCAGATAGTGGAAGAGAATCTATTTTGAATTTAGGTTTTTAAACCACATAAAACCTCACAAAAAGGCATATTGGCTAACCTTAAAGATACCTAATAGCACCAAACTAATTTTTAGGGTACTTTTGAGTTTTCTATAATCCACAATATCATATATTTAACTACAATAATCTATCAGGTTTATAAGACGAAATTACCATAAGGTATTTTACCCTATATGGGGGTTTTCGTTTTCACCCTTGCCTATCTTGAGAGAGAAAAGAGATTTTATAAAAGAAACACTACTATGAGTACTAGTAGAGATATGACAAGCTAACAGAGACCAACTGAAAGGCGGTAGTAAGAAATTATGATTTTATGCAAAAAAGTACTTGACAATAAAGTACCAATTTAGGTACAATACTTTATGAAAAAAATAATATCACTATTTTATACCACTAGTACAGGAAACAAACCAGTTAGAGAATGGCTTTTATCACTCGATAAAGAAGATAGAAAAATTATAGGTGATGATATAAAAGCTGTTGAATATGGATGGCCTATAGGTATGCCAGTGTGTAGAAAATTAGTAGGTACAAAATTGTATGAGGTAAGAAGTAATATATCAAGCCAAAGAATAGCAAGAGTGATTTTTGTGATAATGGATGAATATATGATTTTGTTAAATGGTTTTATCAAAAAAGACCAAAAAACACCAAAGAATGAAATTGATATTTCTTTACAAAGAATGAAGGATATAACATGGAACTAAGAAAAAATATGGAAAGTGATTTTGATGCTTTCTTAAAAGAAGATGGTATTTATGAAGAAGTAAATAACTCAGCTATAAAAAAAGTTATTGCTTATCAAATAGAACAAGAGATGAAACAACAGCATATTACTCAAACAGAGTTAGCTAAAAGAATGCAAACAAGTAGAACTATGATACATAGAATGTTAAATCCTGAAAATGAATCTTTGACATTACAAAGTTTACAATCAGTTGCGTCCGCTCTAGGAAAAAGATTAAATATAAGTTTCGTGTGATAAATTAGATTTTAAATAAGTTCAACTCAAGAGTTTACTTTGGCGAGTGCTACTCTTGAGTTATTGAAAGGTTTTTGTAGTGAGTATTGTACCAAATTTACTTAAAAATAGCAATAGTTTGAGAGACTTTTTTGAAGAAAATATACATTTTAGAGTATTGCAAGTACAAAAAAATGATGGATACTTTGGGAAAGTCAAAAAAACTACAATTTCAAAAAATCCAAACAGATATAATGGTATTCAAATCAACTGGAACGGATATACTAATGCACTAGCATTTGATTGCGATCATGATGATGTTTTGTTATACCAAGACCATAATCTACCACAACCAACAATAACAACAATCAATGAAAAAAATGGAAGACATCACCATTTATATTTTTTGGAAAATCCAATACCACTTTTAGCGGATAGTAAAAAAGCAAAAGATTTATTAGCCGACATAAAAAATGGACTAACAAAGACTTTACAAGCAGATGTAAATTACACAGGCTTTATTACAAAGAACTTTACAAATACTGATTATAGAGTGATAGGAAGCCTTGAAAAATATAAACTAGCAGACTTCACGGAATATACAGCAACAAATATCAAAAAAACTAAGCCAGATATACAAATAGAACAATCAGCTTTCAGTAGGCACTTAAATCTTTTTGATGAGATAAGATTCTACGGCTACACAATAGCCAAGAAGACAAGAAACAAGGATGAACTATACCTTAGTCTATTTCATTATGCTGAGGGTGTTAATAAAGGCTATAATGAACCAATCGTTACAAAATATATAATTAAGAGCGTAACAGAGTTTTGCTGGACCAATAGACACAACTTTAACGAAAATAAGTGGAATTGGGAAGGATACATAAAACAAGATAATGATACAAACTATAAAAGTAGAAGTGAAAGAGAAAAAGCAAGAAGAATGAAAGAAGCCCTAAAAAAGGGCATATTGGCTAACCTTAAAGATACCTAATAGCACCAAACTAATTTTTAGGGTACTTTTGAGTTTTCTATAATCCACAATATCATATATTTAACTACAATAATCTATCAGGTTTATAAGACGAAATTACTATAAGGTATTTTACCCCTTGGGGGGTTTCCCTTTTCCCTCTTTGCTATTTTGAGAGACCTTAGCGAGAAAAGAGATTTTATAAAAGAAATACTCATAATAGTATTAGTAGAGATATGACAAGCTAACAGAGACCAACTGAAAGGCGGTAGTTTTTTATTTATTTAATTTCTTATTTAACATTGCATAAGCCTGGCAACCTTGTATAGAATAGTTTATACTATCTAAAATCATAGCTTCATCAGGATTTGACTCCAAATGATTGCATAAATATATCACAGTTGTAGCAACTATACCAAAACTATAATTTTTTGTGAAGGAATCATCATTTTTCCATTCACTATTGATACTAGTGTTATTGGTATAAAAATAGCTGTAAGTAAGGTATATTCCTATAGAAACTAATATGATTGAAATAATTCTTTTCATTAAAGACCTTTGTATTTATTGATTATCTTGGTAAGTCGCTTCTTTATTTCCAGTAATCGCTTCTTTATTTTCTTGCTCTTCAACTTCTTCAACTTCTTTTTTCTTCAATAGTAGCAAAGGACTTAGTCCTACTGCAACTGCCGTTTTAAGAACTTCTGTTGCCACATAGCCAGTACCGACTAGTACATAAGCAGGACTATTTACAGTATGCTTCATTGTTTTTGTTGCAGTGCTATCTTCTTGCTTTACTGCACAACCTGTTAAACCTAATCCTAAAGTTACAATGATAGCAATTTTTGATAAATGTTTTTTCATTATTTTCCTTTTTTATTATTTTAGCAAAAAGAAAATTAAAGATTTATTTTCTTGAAATTGTGAATATATATATAATATATATTCAGGAGTTTTTAAAATGGTAAGTTTTCCTACATGGGTGACGGCAAATGGAGCAGTCAATTATCTCGCAAAAGAAAGAGACAATTATTATCAGCAAGATGGCAGTCTTGGTGAGTGGCAAGGTAAGCTTGCTGAGGAATTAGGTTTCAAAACAGGATTAGTAAACGAAATAACAAAAGAGCAATTAGAAAATGCTCTTTGGGGCAAAGATGCAAAAGGGGAACAATTAGTAAATGCAAGACTTGATGCTGATGGTGATAGAAAACGAGCTGCTATTGACTTAACTTTCTCAGCTCCAAAAAGCGTATCTATAGCTTATGAATTGGCTAAAGCAAAGGGAAATCATGAGCTTGCAAATCAGATATTGTCAGTTCAAGAAAAATCAGTATCCATGGTACTTAGCAAAGTTGAAAACAATCTTCAAACTCGAACTACTCTTGACGGTGAGACCTCAAAAGTTCAAAGTCAAGGTGCACTTATTGCAAAGTTTAACCATGAAGTAGCAAGACCTGTTACAGACAAAGATGGCACAACATATGTAGATCCATCTTTGCACACTCATGCTATTGTAATGAATGTCGCTAAGCTTGAAAACGGTGAGCACAGAGCTATTGAAACTCAAAAAATATTTGATGGCTATATGGATTGGGGGCAACAATACAGAAGTGAATTTGCAGCAGGTTTGAAAGATATCGGATTTGAGCTGATGGTAACAGACCCAAAAAAAGGTTTTTACGAAATTGTTTTGGGCGATGTCGACACGACCGTAAAAGCAGTTGATGAGTACTCGAAACGAAGTGAGCAAATGGAAGAAAAAGTCGCTGAACTTAGAAAACAGTATCCAAATAAGAGCGAAAGTGAACTTAAGCAGTTAGCAGCTCACCAAAGTCGTGAGTGGAAAGGCGATATTGATAGAGATAAAGTTTTAAAAGATAATTTAGAAAGAGCTGAAAGTTTAGGTATAGATGTAAATAAGATTCTAACCACCTCAAAAGCAAATGCACTATCACCAGAGCAACAACTCGAAAAAGCTCAAATCGCACTTAATAACGCACTTCAAGCAATAACAGACTCAAAATCTGTATTCACAAAAGATAATATTCTATCGACAGCTGGAAAATTATCGTTAAAAGATGGAATTGGTTTGGAAATGCTTGAAAAAGCTATCTCACTTCAAGAAAAAGAAAAAGGCGACAATAAGCTTATAAATTTCAAAGAAGAACTATACACAACAAAAGAGATTATCAATAAAGAAAGAGATCTACTAGACACGCTTCAAAGCGATAGAACTGTTAAAGCTGATATGTCAAAGACTTATGCAAGTCAAGAAGTTGACAGATACTCAAATTTAAAAGAAGATAAAACAGGTTTTGGTTTGACTGATGGGCAAAAAGACGCTGCAAAAGCAATTCTTAGTGATGATAAGCCGTTCGTTTTGATTCAAGGTGATGCAGGAACTGGTAAGACAACTATGTTAAAAGCAGTGAATGAGTTAAAAAACGATGATACAAAAATCATCGGTTTATCATATACTGGTAAAGCAGCAAGTGAAATCGAAAAAGCAACTCAGAAAGATAAAGAAGCTGATTCACAAAAAGTCAATTTATCTAAAGAAAGTTTTGAGCAGTCAGGCATAAAGTCATCAACGATTGCTTCGTTTCTTGGTGGCATTGAGAGAATGACTGATGAGGACAAATCAGAGTTTAAAAATTCTAAACTAATTATTGATGAAGCTTCTATGCTTGGACTCAAAGACGCTCACAAGCTAAATGAGTTCGCAAAAGAAACAGGTTCACAATTGGTTCTTATTGGTGATATTAAGCAGTTTGTAGCCATAAATGCAGGTTCACCTTTTCGATTATTGCAAGAGCACGGTGCAGAAGTTACGCAGATGAGCGAAGTATTAAGACAAGAAAAGTTCATTAAAGATGAACACGGCAAAGATACAAAAGAGATAAATCCTTTGTGGCAGTCAGTGCAGCATATCAATAAATTTGAAAGTGAAAAAACATTTGATGTTTTAGATAAAGCAGGAAAGATTGAAGTTGTATCTGATGGTTCTATGATCGAAAAAGCTAAAGAAAAATATCTTAATAGTAATGATATAAAAAACACTGAAATTATGACGCTCGACAAAGATATTTACAGAAATAATCTAATCTTAACAAATACGAACATAACAAAAGATGAGTTAAATTTTGAGATAAGAAGTGATCTACAGAAGATGAATATCTTGTCACAAGATGACTTCAATATTAAAGTTAGAGAAAGTACACGACTATTACCTACAGATAGATATATAGCCGATAATTACCAAAAAGGTCATAGTTTGTTTTTGCAAGACAATATCGCAAATCTTAAAAAAGGAAGTGAGTTCGAGATTGTGGGAGTTAACAGCAAGAATAACACTCTTACTTTGTTGGATAAAGAATCAAAATCGCACATCATCAATCTTGATACTTATGGAGCTAGCATTCAATCGTATGAAACAAAAGAAAAATCTTTTGCGATGGGCGAAAAAATCGTGTTTGAAAAAAACGATAAAAAGCTTGGTGTAAACAACGGTAACACTGCAATAATTCAAAACATTGACGATAAAGGAAACATTACAGCTTTACTTGAAGACAATAAAACTTTAACTTTTAATACAAAAGATTATAATTATTTTAATCATGGTTACGCAGTTACGAATTATAAAGCTCAAGGACAAACTACTCAAAATGTTATCGCATTGATGGACTCAAAAGCACAAAATTTTAACTCTTTTTATGTTGGACTTACAAGAGCTCAAAAAGACATCTCTATACTAACAGATGATAAAGAGACTTTAAAAGATTTAATATCTGCAGAGCAAATTAAATCAAATTATCACACAAATGATAAAGATGAAAAGAAGTTTGAAGAGCAAAGAGAAAATATAAAAAATGCAAGAGTTGAAAGAGCAGTAATAAAACAAGAAGCAGAGAAAGAGAAAACTAAAGATGAGCAACAATCACAAAAGACAAGACCAGGTAGCTATAAATCAAATGAAATAGTGCTTGATTATAAAACAACAAATCATGCACTTGCACAACTTGACAATGCTTTAAAGTCAAACAACACCAGAGAAGCTGCAAAAATATTTAATTCAGTAAAATCAAATTTGGATGATAATACTTTTGAAAGATACGAGAACAAAATCGATAAAATCGCACATCAAAAACAAAGAAGTAACTATACAAAAATTACAAAAGATGAAATCTTGGAGCTCTCAAAACAAACAGTTCAGGAGCTAAGAACGGAACATCCAGGAGCGGTACTTAACGCTTTGGGTATTGACTACAAAGAAAGTAGTAAAAGAATCACTTTCAAAATGGGTAGAGAGTTGACAAGTGCGAACATGTACATAGCAAAAGACGGTGACTGGAAATATCATCGTTTTTCAAGTGGTGCGAGTGGAAGCATTGAAACTGTTGTTATGGAACATTTAGGAACGAGCTATAAAGAAGCTTTAAATTTTGCGGTAAATGCTGCAGGTACAAAAGACCATGTAGCTGAAAGATTCGACGAAATCAAGAGAGAATCAGAGCCAAAAAAACCATTTGAAATAAAAGAAGAACATCAGAGAATTATCGAAGAAAAAAAACAAGCAAATAAA contains:
- a CDS encoding replication initiation protein; translated protein: MSIVPNLLKNSNSLRDFFEENIHFRVLQVQKNDGYFGKVKKTTISKNPNRYNGIQINWNGYTNALAFDCDHDDVLLYQDHNLPQPTITTINEKNGRHHHLYFLENPIPLLADSKKAKDLLADIKNGLTKTLQADVNYTGFITKNFTNTDYRVIGSLEKYKLADFTEYTATNIKKTKPDIQIEQSAFSRHLNLFDEIRFYGYTIAKKTRNKDELYLSLFHYAEGVNKGYNEPIVTKYIIKSVTEFCWTNRHNFNENKWNWEGYIKQDNDTNYKSRSEREKARRMKEALKKGILANLKDT
- a CDS encoding type II toxin-antitoxin system RelE/ParE family toxin, encoding MKKIISLFYTTSTGNKPVREWLLSLDKEDRKIIGDDIKAVEYGWPIGMPVCRKLVGTKLYEVRSNISSQRIARVIFVIMDEYMILLNGFIKKDQKTPKNEIDISLQRMKDITWN
- a CDS encoding helix-turn-helix domain-containing protein, whose amino-acid sequence is MELRKNMESDFDAFLKEDGIYEEVNNSAIKKVIAYQIEQEMKQQHITQTELAKRMQTSRTMIHRMLNPENESLTLQSLQSVASALGKRLNISFV
- a CDS encoding tyrosine-type recombinase/integrase, whose protein sequence is MERFKTKFTGVYYHLLQDNEKVYYITYKDLLTNKKVWLKIGKYSEGVREAYCNQKRNEIITKLRLGEEPPVAAKNKQKKINFLSDIAEQYFAQRKDNETTKSDMAIFEHYISPYFNDIDSIDRNSLDKWNKYLQTAKQKHNDKKDLSIKYQNDIKGLLVSIGRYALKNDLTKNDYTKYIQKTTIDNTREKFLTKEEIKQLYDYFEYEPENLLFVKLALTTGARLMSIVNLQKKDIDLTHKLITLKDYKNNSTYKNFLTDEVTELLKDHTKTLKASDKIFTRNPQTILLSVLDNLFNKGLSADDSKNRVVIHTLRHTFASHLAINGTPIYTIQKLMNHKDIKMTLRYAKLSPDSGRESILNLGF
- the mobF gene encoding MobF family relaxase, which produces MVSFPTWVTANGAVNYLAKERDNYYQQDGSLGEWQGKLAEELGFKTGLVNEITKEQLENALWGKDAKGEQLVNARLDADGDRKRAAIDLTFSAPKSVSIAYELAKAKGNHELANQILSVQEKSVSMVLSKVENNLQTRTTLDGETSKVQSQGALIAKFNHEVARPVTDKDGTTYVDPSLHTHAIVMNVAKLENGEHRAIETQKIFDGYMDWGQQYRSEFAAGLKDIGFELMVTDPKKGFYEIVLGDVDTTVKAVDEYSKRSEQMEEKVAELRKQYPNKSESELKQLAAHQSREWKGDIDRDKVLKDNLERAESLGIDVNKILTTSKANALSPEQQLEKAQIALNNALQAITDSKSVFTKDNILSTAGKLSLKDGIGLEMLEKAISLQEKEKGDNKLINFKEELYTTKEIINKERDLLDTLQSDRTVKADMSKTYASQEVDRYSNLKEDKTGFGLTDGQKDAAKAILSDDKPFVLIQGDAGTGKTTMLKAVNELKNDDTKIIGLSYTGKAASEIEKATQKDKEADSQKVNLSKESFEQSGIKSSTIASFLGGIERMTDEDKSEFKNSKLIIDEASMLGLKDAHKLNEFAKETGSQLVLIGDIKQFVAINAGSPFRLLQEHGAEVTQMSEVLRQEKFIKDEHGKDTKEINPLWQSVQHINKFESEKTFDVLDKAGKIEVVSDGSMIEKAKEKYLNSNDIKNTEIMTLDKDIYRNNLILTNTNITKDELNFEIRSDLQKMNILSQDDFNIKVRESTRLLPTDRYIADNYQKGHSLFLQDNIANLKKGSEFEIVGVNSKNNTLTLLDKESKSHIINLDTYGASIQSYETKEKSFAMGEKIVFEKNDKKLGVNNGNTAIIQNIDDKGNITALLEDNKTLTFNTKDYNYFNHGYAVTNYKAQGQTTQNVIALMDSKAQNFNSFYVGLTRAQKDISILTDDKETLKDLISAEQIKSNYHTNDKDEKKFEEQRENIKNARVERAVIKQEAEKEKTKDEQQSQKTRPGSYKSNEIVLDYKTTNHALAQLDNALKSNNTREAAKIFNSVKSNLDDNTFERYENKIDKIAHQKQRSNYTKITKDEILELSKQTVQELRTEHPGAVLNALGIDYKESSKRITFKMGRELTSANMYIAKDGDWKYHRFSSGASGSIETVVMEHLGTSYKEALNFAVNAAGTKDHVAERFDEIKRESEPKKPFEIKEEHQRIIEEKKQANKELAKESDSNSKVVSVKEITSDDKQAIEFLQNRGIKEVPENFYRITGEFTASNGNTYKNEGVGVLTGNMKDVDLNNIDLDKVGADIHLFNRVELRDGGTLKTQSFGNKDITIINDKDDNSNVAIFESKMDYAAAASQHPEKFEDTTSIIANGTGNYHKVADELRENHENKDVTFYNQNDAPGELFVKQVAEEAELKEFNYISYEKDEEKQDINDLVKNDVDLEDRIKEDRTIEDFEKEAIDKELDKDDIKSSDEVEKDDKSDSKDDRTKDDENDKSDDKSDDKEIEKEQQKEEIEHER